A segment of the Luteitalea sp. genome:
GTAGTCCGGGCGCTCGACCTTCCCAAGGTAGATCGGGTTCCGCACCATTTGGCCGAAGCTCTGCGGCGAGAGCGCGAGCCCCTTCCGGGTGGATTGAAGGGCCGATCAAGACACCCAGCGGCAGGACCGTCCGGTTCTGTTCGGTCTGGCAAGTGGACACTGGCACCGACGTGCCGCGATTCATTACCATGTATCCGAGGTAGGACATGCCCTTCGATATGTACGCCGACGTGATCCTGACCCGCGACGTCTCCGAGCGGGGGCTCCGTGCTGGCGATGTCGGCACCGTCGTGGAGCGCCACGTCGTCCCCGGTGTGCCTGAGGAAGGCTACTCGGTTGAGTTCTTCGACATGACCGGCAACACAGTGGCAGTGGTCACCCTGCCGGCGAGCGCCTTTCGCCTGCCTACTCCAGCCGATCGTCCGGCCGTCAGGGCGCTTAGCGCTTGAGCTGTCGGAGTCCTCAGACGGTACGTCCGCGGCCAGACAGCCGTTTCGTTCCAAGTCCCTGAGTACTCAATCGCGGCCGTCGAGGGCCTGCGCGGGAGCGGTTGATCTGTCGGGACGATTTGTTTTAGCATGTAGAACAAATGCCACGTGGAGATCTCCTTGGCTCGCTGGAGCACATCGTGCTCCTCGCGCTGGTGCGGCTCGAGGCAAACGCATATGGAATGACCATTCGCCGCGAAATCGAGGCGCGCACGGGCCGAAACCCCTCCATTGGAGCGGTGTACGCGACTCTCGACCGCCTCGAATCCAAGGGTTATGTCAGTTCGTCTCTTGGCCAGCCGACTGCTGAGCGTGGCGGACGAGCTAAGCGACTCTTCCGGATCGAAGCCGAGGGCAACCGGGCGCTCCGTGCCTCGCAGGACGCGATTCGGAAGATGACGCTCGGCCTCCCGAAAGGTTGGCGCACGGTAT
Coding sequences within it:
- a CDS encoding DUF4926 domain-containing protein is translated as MPFDMYADVILTRDVSERGLRAGDVGTVVERHVVPGVPEEGYSVEFFDMTGNTVAVVTLPASAFRLPTPADRPAVRALSA
- a CDS encoding PadR family transcriptional regulator, whose translation is MPRGDLLGSLEHIVLLALVRLEANAYGMTIRREIEARTGRNPSIGAVYATLDRLESKGYVSSSLGQPTAERGGRAKRLFRIEAEGNRALRASQDAIRKMTLGLPKGWRTV